One stretch of Jiangella gansuensis DSM 44835 DNA includes these proteins:
- a CDS encoding carbohydrate ABC transporter permease: protein MTAATRARPGPYLAPAMLAVGLTVYGPLVAVMLLSLFDFNLTTRPPAWTGLANYGEVLTSPGAGRALWNTVGYMVAILPLSVLAPLVAAVAVWRLGGPLTGFYRTVFFLPVLIPPAVGAVMWEWLLNPVLGITDEPLALLGLGPVAWLTEPATAFAAVTVVSGWKVFGLSFILFTAGLATIDADVMDAARLDRAGEWRLLRHIVLPLLRPVTTVVVFATVVFAGPWTFGVIDVLTQGGPAGATSNVYYLLYQQAFSFFDGGPAAALSVLITVGFGAVVALRLRATR, encoded by the coding sequence ATGACCGCCGCCACCCGCGCCCGGCCGGGGCCGTACCTGGCCCCGGCCATGCTGGCCGTCGGGCTCACCGTGTACGGCCCGCTCGTCGCGGTCATGCTCCTCAGCCTGTTCGACTTCAACCTCACCACGCGACCGCCGGCGTGGACCGGGCTGGCCAACTACGGCGAGGTCCTGACCAGCCCCGGCGCGGGCCGGGCGCTGTGGAACACCGTCGGCTACATGGTCGCGATCCTGCCGCTGTCGGTGCTGGCCCCGCTGGTCGCCGCGGTCGCGGTGTGGCGGCTCGGCGGCCCGCTGACCGGCTTCTACCGGACGGTGTTCTTCCTTCCGGTGCTCATCCCGCCGGCGGTGGGGGCGGTGATGTGGGAGTGGCTCCTCAACCCGGTGCTCGGCATCACCGACGAGCCGCTCGCGTTGCTCGGCCTCGGACCGGTCGCCTGGCTGACCGAGCCGGCCACCGCCTTCGCCGCGGTGACCGTGGTGAGCGGCTGGAAAGTGTTCGGCCTCAGCTTCATCCTCTTCACCGCAGGGCTCGCCACGATCGACGCCGACGTCATGGACGCCGCCCGGCTGGACCGGGCCGGCGAGTGGCGGCTGCTGCGTCACATCGTGCTGCCGCTGCTGCGGCCGGTGACGACAGTCGTCGTGTTCGCGACGGTGGTGTTCGCCGGGCCCTGGACGTTCGGCGTCATCGACGTCCTGACGCAGGGCGGACCGGCCGGCGCCACGTCGAACGTCTACTACCTGCTCTACCAGCAGGCGTTCAGCTTCTTCGACGGCGGTCCGGCGGCGGCCCTGTCGGTGCTGATCACCGTCGGCTTCGGCGCCGTCGTCGCCCTTCGGCTGCGAGCGACGCGATGA
- a CDS encoding methionine synthase, whose translation MAFPWASATATGIGSLPYDDRDEAARVVVGELPDLPHLPELPERGAGADLVGRAATLLVDLHVDLQPSGWRLIDRPGADERRAASLLGADLDALEIAAYGYEGPLKVQVAGPLTLAATVELNRGGRAVGDYGARRDLAESLAEGVRAHVADVARRVPGATVVLQLDEPGLPAVLAGSIPTVSGFGRLRAVDAVEAETLLGTVIGAAGAPVVVHSCAADAPVGLLHGAGAVAVSLDVDRLGGGVLEQLAAAVDAGLALWPGVVPALPPSTPPSDRELAQRVVGLWRRLDQDPAAMAARTVVTPTCGLAGAGPGWARRAYVLARTTARAFADVAAGSG comes from the coding sequence GTGGCATTTCCATGGGCATCCGCGACGGCGACCGGCATCGGCTCCCTGCCGTACGACGACCGCGACGAGGCCGCCCGCGTCGTCGTCGGCGAGCTGCCGGACCTCCCGCACCTGCCGGAGCTTCCCGAGCGGGGAGCCGGCGCCGACCTCGTCGGCCGGGCCGCGACGCTCCTGGTCGACCTGCACGTCGACCTCCAGCCGTCCGGGTGGCGGCTGATCGACCGGCCGGGCGCGGACGAGCGGCGCGCCGCGTCCCTGCTCGGCGCCGACCTCGATGCGCTCGAGATCGCCGCCTACGGTTACGAGGGGCCGCTGAAGGTGCAGGTGGCGGGGCCATTGACGCTCGCCGCGACGGTCGAGCTCAACCGCGGCGGGCGGGCCGTGGGCGACTACGGGGCCCGCCGTGACCTCGCCGAGTCGCTGGCCGAGGGCGTGCGCGCGCACGTGGCCGACGTGGCCCGGCGGGTGCCCGGTGCCACGGTGGTGCTGCAGCTCGACGAACCGGGGCTGCCGGCGGTGCTGGCGGGTTCCATCCCGACCGTCAGCGGGTTCGGCCGGCTGCGCGCGGTCGATGCCGTCGAGGCGGAGACTCTGCTGGGGACGGTGATCGGTGCTGCCGGTGCTCCCGTCGTCGTGCACAGCTGCGCCGCCGACGCCCCGGTCGGGCTGCTGCACGGGGCCGGCGCCGTCGCCGTATCCCTCGACGTGGACCGGCTGGGGGGTGGCGTTCTCGAGCAGCTCGCCGCGGCCGTTGACGCGGGGTTGGCGCTGTGGCCCGGCGTCGTGCCGGCGCTGCCGCCGTCGACGCCACCGTCGGACCGTGAACTGGCCCAACGCGTCGTCGGGCTCTGGCGGCGCCTGGACCAAGACCCGGCCGCGATGGCCGCGCGCACCGTCGTGACCCCGACCTGCGGCCTGGCCGGAGCCGGCCCCGGCTGGGCGCGGCGCGCCTACGTCCTGGCCCGCACCACCGCGCGAGCCTTCGCCGACGTCGCCGCCGGGAGCGGATGA
- a CDS encoding LysR family transcriptional regulator, with the protein MSWLTSFIAVAEELHFGRAADRLHLSTSAVSRHVRLLEEEFGAPLFERTSRSVLLTADGRRVYGEIAVPVAALREAFGRDRAGVMLCVAYVSAPGERMVPAAAARFGADPLGLPLRLLPASSSEQRTALVDGRVDLGIQWVLPGAPVPPDLEMTPIRDEPLTVALPAGHRFASSTSLRLGDLADEDWLMAVDSSDLALRQGFVAACQRAGFLPRVRGEATGFKAQLSLVAAGRGVCFAPAVAQDSGGFPVAFVRIHDLSVNLVAMTRPAPDRHLRRFIELLRAVA; encoded by the coding sequence ATGAGCTGGCTGACCTCGTTCATCGCCGTCGCCGAAGAGCTCCACTTCGGCCGGGCGGCCGATCGGCTGCACCTCAGCACCTCGGCGGTGAGCCGGCACGTGCGCCTGCTGGAGGAGGAGTTCGGTGCGCCGCTGTTCGAACGGACCAGCCGGTCGGTCCTGCTGACCGCCGACGGCCGGCGAGTGTACGGCGAGATCGCGGTACCGGTGGCAGCGCTGCGTGAGGCGTTCGGCCGGGACCGCGCGGGGGTCATGCTGTGCGTCGCGTACGTCAGCGCGCCCGGAGAGCGGATGGTCCCGGCCGCGGCGGCCCGGTTCGGCGCCGACCCGCTCGGCCTGCCGCTGCGGCTGCTGCCCGCCAGCTCCAGCGAGCAGCGAACGGCGCTGGTGGACGGGCGCGTCGACCTCGGCATCCAGTGGGTGCTGCCCGGCGCGCCGGTACCGCCGGACCTGGAGATGACGCCGATCCGCGACGAGCCGCTCACCGTCGCGCTGCCGGCCGGCCACCGGTTCGCCTCCAGCACCTCGCTGCGCCTCGGCGATCTGGCCGACGAGGACTGGCTGATGGCGGTCGACTCCTCGGACCTGGCGCTGCGGCAGGGGTTCGTCGCCGCCTGCCAGCGGGCCGGCTTCCTGCCCCGCGTGCGCGGCGAGGCGACCGGCTTCAAAGCCCAGCTCAGCCTGGTCGCGGCCGGCCGCGGGGTGTGCTTCGCCCCGGCCGTGGCCCAGGATTCCGGTGGGTTTCCGGTCGCGTTCGTCCGGATCCACGACCTGTCGGTGAACCTGGTCGCCATGACCCGGCCGGCACCGGACCGTCATCTGCGCCGCTTCATCGAGTTGCTGCGCGCGGTCGCGTGA
- the ligA gene encoding NAD-dependent DNA ligase LigA — translation MTEQADINDVPADIRERHATLSQEIEEHRQRYYFATPTVSDAQFDELMRELEGIEEQYTSLRTPESPTQQVGAPVAEPGAGAEASWPPVEHLERMLSLDNAFNADDLAEWATRVEREVGTGARYLCEPKVDGLAVDIVFRDGKLATLATRGDGRTGEDITYNAQFVDAIPDRLTGTDDYPVPAVVEIRGEAVFPSAEFEAINAERTDLGLPLFANARNSGAGVLRQRMDRRKEKLDAAKAKADAAGNEGRAQATYERVREEYERARRNLNRLTLVCHGIGRRDGFDIRFQSQGYEALQAWGLPVSDRPKVVPDLDEVQAFIDHYGRHRHDVEFEIDGVVVKVDQVDLQRQLGSTSRAPRWAIAFKYPPEEVTTKLIDIRVNVGRTGRVTPYGVMEPVKVAGSTVENATLHNASEVKRKGVLIGDTVVLRKAGDVIPEILGPVLELRDGDEREFVMPTECPACGTPLAPSKEGDVDIRCPNTRSCPSQLRERLFYLAGRSGFDIEAMGWEAGIALVDAGVVVDEGDVFSLDAEQLKRVPLFTNAAGELTVNGRRLLDNLEKAKQQPLWRVLVSLSIRHVGPTAARALAGALGSMDAIVEASEEQLAAADGVGPTIAASVKEWFAVDWHKAIVDKWAAAGVRMRDDPSTSMPRTLEGLTIVVTGSLQEFSRDDAKEAILARGGKASGSVSKKTSFVVAGENAGSKHDKAIELKVPVLDEAGFRVLLESGPDEAAKLAQVEAP, via the coding sequence GTGACCGAGCAAGCCGACATCAACGACGTCCCGGCGGACATCCGCGAGCGCCACGCGACGCTCTCGCAGGAGATCGAGGAGCACCGCCAGCGCTACTACTTCGCCACGCCTACCGTCAGCGACGCGCAGTTCGACGAGCTGATGCGCGAGCTGGAGGGCATCGAGGAGCAGTACACGTCGCTGCGCACGCCGGAGTCGCCCACCCAGCAGGTCGGTGCGCCGGTGGCCGAGCCGGGCGCCGGGGCCGAAGCGTCGTGGCCGCCGGTCGAGCATCTGGAGCGCATGCTCAGCCTCGACAACGCCTTCAATGCCGACGACCTCGCCGAGTGGGCCACCCGGGTCGAGCGTGAGGTCGGCACCGGGGCGCGGTACCTGTGCGAGCCGAAGGTCGACGGCCTGGCGGTCGACATCGTCTTCCGGGACGGGAAGCTGGCCACGCTCGCCACCCGTGGTGACGGACGCACCGGTGAGGACATCACGTACAACGCGCAGTTCGTCGACGCCATCCCGGACCGGCTCACCGGCACTGACGACTACCCGGTGCCGGCGGTGGTCGAGATCCGCGGCGAGGCCGTCTTCCCCAGTGCCGAGTTCGAGGCCATCAACGCCGAACGGACCGACCTCGGCCTCCCGCTGTTCGCCAACGCCCGCAACTCCGGCGCCGGCGTGCTGCGCCAGCGCATGGACCGGCGCAAGGAGAAGCTCGACGCCGCGAAGGCCAAGGCCGACGCCGCCGGCAACGAAGGCCGAGCCCAGGCCACGTACGAGCGCGTGCGTGAGGAGTACGAGCGCGCCCGGCGCAACCTCAACCGGCTCACCCTGGTGTGTCACGGCATCGGCCGCCGCGACGGCTTCGACATCCGGTTCCAGTCACAGGGCTACGAGGCGCTGCAGGCGTGGGGGCTGCCGGTCAGCGACCGGCCGAAGGTCGTCCCCGACCTCGACGAGGTCCAGGCCTTCATCGACCACTACGGCCGGCACCGGCACGACGTCGAGTTCGAGATCGACGGCGTCGTGGTCAAGGTCGACCAGGTCGACCTGCAGCGCCAGTTGGGTTCCACGTCGCGCGCGCCGCGGTGGGCCATCGCGTTCAAGTACCCGCCGGAGGAAGTCACCACCAAGCTCATCGACATCCGGGTGAACGTCGGGCGCACCGGCCGGGTCACGCCGTACGGCGTCATGGAGCCGGTCAAGGTCGCCGGCTCCACGGTCGAGAACGCCACGCTGCACAACGCCTCGGAGGTCAAGCGTAAGGGCGTGCTCATCGGCGACACCGTCGTCCTGCGCAAGGCCGGCGACGTCATCCCCGAAATCCTCGGCCCGGTGCTCGAGCTGCGCGACGGCGACGAGCGCGAGTTCGTCATGCCCACCGAGTGCCCGGCGTGCGGGACTCCATTGGCTCCATCGAAAGAGGGCGACGTCGACATCCGCTGCCCCAACACCCGCTCGTGTCCGTCGCAGCTGCGCGAGCGGCTGTTCTACCTGGCCGGCCGCAGCGGTTTCGACATCGAGGCGATGGGCTGGGAGGCCGGCATCGCGCTGGTCGACGCCGGCGTCGTCGTCGACGAGGGCGACGTGTTCTCGCTCGACGCGGAACAGCTGAAGCGGGTCCCGCTGTTCACCAACGCCGCGGGCGAGCTCACCGTCAACGGCCGCCGGCTGCTGGACAACCTGGAGAAGGCCAAGCAGCAGCCCCTGTGGCGGGTGCTGGTGTCGCTGTCCATCCGGCACGTCGGTCCGACGGCGGCGCGGGCGCTTGCGGGCGCGCTGGGCTCCATGGACGCCATCGTCGAGGCGAGTGAGGAGCAGCTGGCCGCCGCCGACGGCGTTGGGCCCACCATCGCGGCGTCGGTGAAGGAATGGTTCGCCGTCGACTGGCACAAGGCGATCGTCGACAAGTGGGCCGCGGCGGGCGTCAGAATGCGCGACGACCCGTCCACGTCCATGCCCCGCACGCTCGAGGGCCTGACCATCGTCGTCACCGGCTCGCTGCAGGAGTTCTCCCGCGACGACGCAAAGGAAGCCATCCTGGCCCGTGGCGGTAAGGCCTCCGGCTCGGTGTCCAAGAAGACCTCGTTCGTTGTGGCGGGCGAGAACGCCGGCTCGAAACACGACAAGGCCATCGAGCTGAAGGTGCCGGTGCTCGACGAGGCCGGCTTCCGGGTGCTGCTGGAGTCCGGCCCGGATGAGGCCGCGAAGCTCGCCCAGGTCGAGGCGCCATGA
- a CDS encoding DUF5615 family PIN-like protein yields MPLFEGPGHDAVHVSEIGLASTDDSIIVARAAADDRTVVSCDHDFVQLLYASGGTKPSLLLTRKVDTLTSTELAELVLAALSRELMDFLDAGVIATLTPDRVRVRPSPLRPTTSSVHKK; encoded by the coding sequence GTGCCCCTATTTGAAGGCCCGGGCCACGACGCCGTTCACGTCAGCGAGATCGGGCTGGCCAGCACGGACGACAGCATCATCGTCGCCCGGGCCGCGGCTGATGACCGGACCGTCGTGTCGTGTGATCATGATTTCGTCCAGCTCCTCTATGCGTCCGGTGGCACCAAACCGTCACTTCTGCTGACGCGCAAGGTGGACACTTTGACGTCGACGGAGCTCGCCGAGCTCGTCCTGGCTGCCCTCTCACGCGAGCTCATGGATTTCTTGGATGCCGGGGTGATCGCGACGCTCACCCCGGATCGTGTCCGAGTTCGTCCATCGCCGCTCAGACCGACCACGAGCAGCGTTCACAAGAAATGA
- a CDS encoding carbohydrate ABC transporter permease, producing MSRRRALRFAAHLPLMLVAVAVAFPVVWAVVTSVKPTAVLYDVNPFAAAPTLDHYRGAIESMPVVRLIANTAIMSAAVALGQVTVATLAAWALTQYRLRARRFAFAALIGTALVPQQALVVPHYLLVSRLGLLDSYAGLVLPQLASSALAIFLLRQHLAGFPAELIESARLAGAPDRLILLRIVLPNLRPVVTAVGIVVFIQTWNEYLWPLLATSGTSRATVQVGLRIFETEQGTAWGPLMAATTLVAAPVVAAYVVAQRRVTDAFVRSGLG from the coding sequence ATGAGCCGGCGTCGCGCGCTGCGGTTCGCCGCGCATCTGCCCCTGATGCTCGTCGCCGTCGCCGTCGCCTTCCCCGTTGTCTGGGCGGTGGTCACGTCGGTCAAGCCGACCGCGGTGCTGTACGACGTCAACCCGTTCGCCGCCGCGCCGACCCTGGATCATTACCGCGGCGCTATCGAGTCGATGCCGGTCGTACGGTTGATCGCCAACACCGCGATCATGTCCGCGGCCGTGGCGCTCGGACAGGTGACGGTCGCGACGCTGGCGGCGTGGGCACTCACGCAGTACCGGTTGCGCGCCCGACGCTTCGCGTTCGCCGCCCTGATCGGCACCGCGCTGGTGCCGCAGCAGGCGCTCGTCGTGCCGCACTATCTCCTGGTCTCGCGGCTGGGCCTGCTCGACTCCTACGCGGGCCTGGTGCTGCCGCAGCTCGCATCGTCGGCGCTGGCGATCTTCCTGCTGCGCCAGCACCTCGCGGGGTTCCCGGCCGAGCTCATCGAATCCGCCCGACTGGCCGGCGCCCCGGACCGGCTGATCCTGCTACGCATCGTGCTGCCCAACCTGCGGCCGGTCGTCACCGCCGTCGGCATCGTCGTGTTCATCCAGACCTGGAACGAGTACCTCTGGCCGCTGCTGGCGACCAGCGGGACGTCGCGGGCCACCGTCCAGGTCGGGCTGCGGATCTTCGAGACCGAGCAGGGCACGGCGTGGGGCCCGTTGATGGCGGCCACCACGCTCGTCGCCGCGCCCGTGGTGGCCGCCTACGTCGTCGCTCAGCGCCGGGTGACCGACGCGTTCGTGCGCTCAGGACTCGGCTGA
- a CDS encoding MBL fold metallo-hydrolase: protein MTTNPHDRSHDAGLRLTVLGCRAGMPEPGWPSSGYLVHLPDGDILLDCGPGVAAKAAARAAELSAVFVSHMHTDHCLDLLVLGKALTQGELPPAKLPLYVPAGAARTLRHFNELFPLDADGPGDHPTDHVFREVFDVVEYEPGRPVTVGAATVEPVSMRHRRPCCGFRVTSGTRSLAYTGDTMATPAFERLAGGVDLLVCEATLEEPDRTGHGHLSATEAGQLATRHGASALLLTHWAHTTPGWLEAQSGRAARHFAGRIDVAVPDHTFHASDLQES, encoded by the coding sequence GTGACGACCAACCCACACGACCGTTCCCATGACGCGGGCCTGCGCCTCACCGTCCTCGGCTGCCGCGCCGGCATGCCGGAGCCCGGCTGGCCCAGCTCCGGCTATCTCGTGCACCTGCCCGACGGCGACATCCTGCTCGACTGCGGCCCGGGGGTGGCTGCGAAGGCCGCGGCGCGGGCGGCGGAGCTGTCGGCCGTCTTCGTCAGCCACATGCACACAGACCACTGCCTCGACCTGCTCGTCCTGGGCAAAGCGCTGACCCAGGGCGAGCTGCCGCCGGCCAAGCTGCCGCTGTACGTGCCGGCGGGGGCAGCGCGGACGCTGCGCCACTTCAACGAGCTGTTCCCGCTGGACGCCGACGGACCCGGCGACCACCCGACCGACCACGTGTTCCGCGAGGTGTTCGACGTCGTCGAGTACGAGCCCGGCCGGCCGGTCACGGTGGGCGCGGCGACGGTGGAGCCGGTGTCGATGCGGCACCGGCGGCCGTGCTGCGGCTTTCGTGTCACGTCCGGAACGCGGTCACTCGCCTACACCGGCGACACGATGGCGACGCCGGCGTTCGAGCGGCTGGCCGGCGGTGTCGACCTGCTGGTCTGCGAGGCGACGCTCGAGGAGCCGGACCGTACCGGCCACGGACATCTCAGCGCCACCGAAGCGGGTCAGCTCGCCACCCGCCACGGTGCGTCGGCGCTGCTGCTCACCCACTGGGCCCACACCACTCCCGGCTGGCTGGAGGCACAGTCCGGCCGGGCCGCACGGCATTTCGCCGGACGCATCGACGTCGCCGTCCCCGACCACACGTTCCACGCATCCGACCTCCAGGAGTCCTGA
- a CDS encoding DUF433 domain-containing protein, with translation MLRLIGAGWSLEQVQEEFPFIEAADVQQAIAYASFSVRECHLPVTQSA, from the coding sequence CTGCTTCGGCTGATTGGCGCGGGCTGGTCGCTGGAGCAGGTCCAAGAGGAATTCCCGTTCATCGAGGCGGCGGACGTCCAACAGGCCATCGCCTACGCCTCGTTCTCCGTGCGTGAGTGCCACTTGCCGGTGACGCAGTCTGCATGA
- a CDS encoding ABC transporter substrate-binding protein translates to MRTTLIGIVLATGLVAAACGTAGSDGAPASGDGEPVTIVFESYNYGTEGLGGEGTQQLIDEFEAEHPDIRIEPKGTPAGEIHSSVHAQAAAGNPPDVAQIGWSKFGFLLENLPYVPLEEIAPAGELEAHLDGMYPASVELGRRDGELAGIPYSVSTPTLFINADLFTAAGLDPQQPPATWTEVRDAAAAIVATGAQGVYVDAAGEAKSDFLTQSLINSNGGRLLGDDDSLQLDQPAAVEALGMLGELSADGLQPQVGEAEAVAMFEAGHLGMLVSSTALLGGFAAASEGVFELETAGLPAFDGHDVAPTVSGAGLFVFSDDPEKQRAAWEFVRFLTGERGFTVLASVIGYLPLRPALIDDPEYLGEFFAQDDRLLPTVEQLDSLVPYQVLPGQQGQQALELMQDQAVAPIMMSGAQVEPTLRTVAEQMRELLGS, encoded by the coding sequence ATGCGCACCACCCTGATCGGCATCGTGCTCGCCACCGGCCTCGTCGCCGCTGCCTGCGGCACCGCAGGATCCGACGGCGCACCCGCGTCCGGCGACGGCGAGCCCGTCACCATCGTGTTCGAGTCGTACAACTACGGGACGGAGGGCCTCGGCGGGGAGGGCACCCAGCAGCTCATCGACGAGTTCGAAGCCGAGCACCCGGACATCCGCATCGAGCCCAAGGGCACGCCGGCCGGCGAGATTCACAGCAGCGTCCATGCGCAGGCTGCGGCGGGGAACCCGCCGGACGTCGCCCAGATCGGCTGGAGCAAGTTCGGCTTCCTGCTGGAGAACCTGCCGTACGTGCCGTTGGAGGAGATCGCGCCGGCCGGCGAACTGGAGGCGCACCTGGACGGGATGTACCCGGCCTCGGTCGAGCTGGGCCGCCGAGACGGCGAGCTGGCCGGCATCCCGTACAGCGTCTCGACGCCGACGCTGTTCATCAACGCGGACCTCTTCACCGCCGCCGGGCTCGACCCGCAACAGCCACCGGCCACGTGGACCGAGGTCCGTGACGCCGCAGCGGCCATCGTCGCCACCGGCGCCCAGGGCGTCTACGTCGACGCGGCCGGTGAGGCCAAGTCCGACTTCCTCACCCAGTCGCTGATCAACTCCAACGGCGGACGCCTGCTCGGCGACGACGACTCGCTGCAGTTGGACCAGCCGGCCGCCGTCGAGGCGCTGGGCATGCTGGGCGAGTTGAGCGCGGACGGCTTGCAGCCTCAGGTCGGCGAGGCCGAGGCCGTGGCCATGTTCGAGGCCGGGCACCTGGGCATGCTGGTCTCCAGCACGGCTCTGCTCGGCGGGTTCGCGGCCGCGTCCGAGGGTGTCTTCGAGCTGGAGACGGCGGGTCTGCCCGCGTTCGATGGACACGACGTCGCACCGACGGTGTCCGGTGCCGGCCTGTTCGTCTTCTCCGACGACCCCGAGAAGCAGCGCGCGGCCTGGGAGTTCGTGAGGTTCCTGACGGGCGAGCGCGGGTTCACCGTCCTGGCCTCGGTGATCGGCTACCTGCCGCTGCGTCCCGCGCTGATCGACGACCCGGAGTACCTCGGTGAGTTCTTCGCCCAGGACGACCGGCTGCTGCCGACCGTCGAGCAGTTGGACTCGCTGGTGCCGTACCAGGTGCTCCCGGGCCAGCAGGGCCAGCAGGCGCTGGAGCTCATGCAGGACCAGGCGGTCGCGCCCATCATGATGTCCGGTGCGCAGGTCGAGCCGACCCTGCGCACCGTCGCGGAGCAGATGCGGGAGCTGCTCGGATCATGA
- a CDS encoding VIT1/CCC1 transporter family protein, whose translation MSDAPHTGEQHDQRLAGRLNWLRAGILGANDGIISTAGLVVGVAGATTDRTWLLVTGLAGLVAGAFSMAGGEYTSVSAQRDTERAALAKERWELETMPSQELAELADFYERKGLTPQLAAQVAEELTREDALAAHAEVELGIDVDEQTSPWVAAFSSFVSFALGAVLPLLAIVLPPATARVPVTMVTVVLALALTGYVGARLGQAHRTRAATRAVVVGLLTMAVTYAVGSALGVSIS comes from the coding sequence ATGAGCGACGCCCCGCACACCGGTGAGCAGCACGACCAGCGGCTGGCCGGGAGGCTCAACTGGCTGCGAGCCGGCATCCTCGGGGCCAACGACGGCATCATCTCCACTGCCGGACTGGTCGTCGGCGTGGCCGGCGCGACCACCGACCGCACCTGGCTCCTGGTGACGGGGCTGGCCGGCCTGGTCGCGGGCGCGTTCTCCATGGCCGGCGGCGAGTACACCTCCGTCAGCGCCCAGCGTGACACCGAACGGGCCGCGCTGGCGAAGGAACGCTGGGAACTGGAGACCATGCCGTCGCAGGAACTGGCGGAGCTGGCTGATTTCTACGAGCGGAAGGGGCTGACGCCGCAGCTGGCGGCCCAGGTCGCCGAGGAACTCACCCGTGAGGACGCGCTGGCCGCGCACGCCGAGGTCGAGCTGGGCATCGACGTGGACGAGCAGACCAGCCCCTGGGTGGCCGCGTTCTCGTCGTTCGTGTCGTTCGCGCTGGGCGCGGTGCTGCCGTTGCTGGCGATCGTCCTGCCGCCGGCGACCGCGCGGGTCCCGGTCACCATGGTGACGGTGGTGCTGGCGCTGGCCCTGACCGGCTACGTCGGTGCCCGGCTCGGTCAGGCCCACCGCACGCGGGCCGCGACCCGCGCCGTCGTCGTCGGGCTGCTCACCATGGCGGTCACGTACGCGGTCGGTTCCGCGCTGGGCGTCAGCATCTCGTGA
- a CDS encoding DUF6454 family protein — protein MPLVRSMRRRGAGRAMVAAAAVLLAAGPAWVAAGAASDGSPAATGDASAARQAGRPASPVLAAVENLDRSATWTVVNELSLEFETHHPQGLARVGDKLYLSSVEVIEPPVRYPEPVDGYDRSPGRGVGHLFELDLTGRLLRHVTLGEGTMYHPGGIDFDGRDLWVPVAEYRPNSRSIVYAVDPRTLRARPAFRSDDHVGGVVRDADTGHVHGVSWGSRRFYTWTARGQVLDRVDNESHYVDFQDCAAVGAGSAVCTGLVEYRNPDGVRFDLGGIAVVDLREGTVGHEVPVTTVSANRHVVTRNPVHLEVDGDVLRMWAAPDDGGEPGGTTLMVLETSAES, from the coding sequence ATGCCCCTGGTGAGATCGATGCGCCGGCGCGGTGCCGGCCGAGCCATGGTCGCTGCCGCAGCCGTCCTGCTGGCCGCCGGCCCGGCCTGGGTGGCGGCCGGCGCGGCGTCCGACGGGTCACCTGCCGCGACCGGCGACGCATCCGCCGCCCGCCAGGCCGGCAGGCCCGCCAGCCCGGTTCTGGCCGCGGTCGAGAACCTCGACCGGTCCGCCACGTGGACCGTCGTGAACGAGCTGTCGTTGGAGTTCGAGACCCATCACCCGCAGGGGCTGGCCCGCGTCGGTGACAAGCTGTACCTGTCCAGCGTCGAGGTCATCGAGCCGCCCGTGCGCTACCCGGAGCCCGTCGACGGCTACGACCGCAGCCCGGGGCGGGGCGTGGGTCACCTGTTCGAGCTGGACCTGACCGGGCGCCTGCTGCGGCACGTCACCCTCGGCGAGGGCACCATGTACCACCCGGGCGGCATCGACTTCGACGGCCGCGATCTGTGGGTCCCGGTCGCGGAGTACCGGCCGAACTCACGCTCGATCGTCTACGCCGTCGACCCGCGGACGCTGCGGGCGCGGCCGGCGTTCCGCTCGGACGACCACGTGGGCGGGGTCGTCCGCGACGCCGACACCGGCCACGTGCACGGGGTCTCCTGGGGTTCGCGCCGGTTCTACACCTGGACCGCCCGCGGGCAGGTGCTGGACCGCGTCGACAACGAGAGCCACTACGTCGACTTCCAGGACTGCGCGGCCGTCGGTGCCGGTAGCGCGGTGTGCACCGGCCTGGTCGAGTACCGCAACCCTGACGGTGTCCGCTTCGACCTCGGCGGCATCGCCGTCGTCGACCTGCGCGAGGGCACCGTCGGCCACGAGGTCCCGGTGACGACGGTGTCGGCGAACCGGCACGTCGTCACCCGCAACCCCGTGCACCTCGAGGTCGACGGAGACGTCCTGCGGATGTGGGCGGCGCCCGACGACGGCGGCGAGCCCGGCGGGACGACGCTCATGGTGCTGGAGACCTCAGCCGAGTCCTGA